A genomic stretch from Sceloporus undulatus isolate JIND9_A2432 ecotype Alabama chromosome 5, SceUnd_v1.1, whole genome shotgun sequence includes:
- the LOC121930921 gene encoding LOW QUALITY PROTEIN: serine/threonine-protein phosphatase 6 catalytic subunit-like (The sequence of the model RefSeq protein was modified relative to this genomic sequence to represent the inferred CDS: inserted 1 base in 1 codon) gives MAGQILCVHGGLSPDIKTLDQIRTIERNQEIPHKAAFCDLVWSDPEDVDTWAISPRGAGWLFGAKVTNEFVYINNLKLICRAHQLVHKGYKFMFDEKLVTVWXAPNYCYCCGNIASIMVFKDVNTREPKLFRSIPDSECMIPPRTTTPYYL, from the exons ATGGCTGGGCAGATCCTGTGTGTGCATGGCGGCCTATCTCCAGACATCAAAACACTAGATCAAATCCGAACTATTGAGCGTAACCAAGAGATTCCGCACAAAGCAGCTTTCTGTGACCTTGTCTGGTCAGACCCAGAAGATGTTGACACGTGGGCCATTAGTCCTCGAGGAGCAGGCTGGCTATTTGGAGCAAAAGTCACCAATGAGTTTGTCTACATCAACAATCTGAAGCTCATTTGCCGAGCGCACCAGCTGGTGCACAAAGGTTACAAATTTATGTTCGACGAGAAGCTGGTGACAGTAT CTGCCCCGAACTATTGCTACTGCTGTGGAAATATCGCCTCAATTATGGTCTTTAAAGACGTAAATACGAGAGAACCGAAACTCTTCCGCTCAATCCCAGATTCAGAATGCATGATCCCGCCACGGACGACCACACCGTATTACCTCTAA